The genomic window CCAGGGGAAATGCTCCCCCAAAAACCTCCCTGTGAGTGTTTCCTGGCTCCTGGTGCACGTTTCTGTCGTCTCCCCGGTGCTCACCTCACCACTGCCtttaattggggaaaaaaaggggaatttGGCTCCTGTCTGAGCTCCGCAGCTGGGCAGGGCTTGGCTTGGCTGCGGGACAGAGCCCGGCTTAGCGCAGCTTTGCagagccccggggctgcggccctcCCGGAGGTAAATCCTCTGGCTCCTGCGGTCATTAAGCTGCTCCGTTCATTTAAACAGCAATCAAAATAAGTTTAAAGCCCAATCTGCCTTTAATCCGGGCTCTAATTGCTGGGGTTGGCAGCCTCTGGGCCGGGCAGCGCCTCCCTTTCTGCTTTACCCACAAACATCGCAGGAGGCAGCGGGGAAGCACTGCAAATAAAGCTGGGGGGCAGAGCCTGGTGGGTTTGCACCGAGGAACGAGCACTTTTTGGAGCCTGTGAAGCCCTCGGAGAGGCAGCGTCatgggaaaaagggaaaaaaaacagagctgggcAAGCACAGAGGAGCCCAGCAGGGATTTTACCTCCCGGTGattcctggcagctgctgctgcaaaccCCCAATACCCCATTTTTTGCCCAAAATGGGATATTTCGGAAGAAGCCTGAGCAAAACCCTCCCAGCCTTCCCCAAACCCCCTTTGGGGATGCAAACAGGGCTTTTAATTCCTAACACACCCAAGCAGCCCGCAGCCGGcctcctccagccacagctcctTGCTGCGGGGACGACGGCGCAGAAAACCCACAGcaatgcatgaaaaaaatgcacCGAAGGGATGATGCGTGGAAAAAAATTGCAGGAGAAACAATCACGCGTGGAAAATTGCATGAAGACGACAATGCATACAGACAAAAACGCgtgaaaatgcataaaaatgcatgaaaatgaaTCAAAATCCATGAAAATGAATCAAAATCCACAAAAATGCATAAAAGCAATCCgtgaaaatgcatgaaaatgcataaaatagcAATGAATGAAAATGCATGAAGACAGCAATGCatgaaaatgcacaaaaatacatgaaaacgtgttaaaaaaaatgcatgaaaacgCATAAAGACCGCTGCAGGAAAACAATGCTGCTTGAAAATGATGATGACGAAAATTAATAACGCATGAAAATAATGGtgcataaaaaggaaaaggcccctgggagggggctggggctggctcgATCCGGCCCCTCTGCAGCTGTGCCCGCGGCAGCTGTGTTAGCGAGCGGTGGGACGCGCAGAGGATGAGGAGCAGCGTCGGGGAACGAGCACAAGGAGGTgcaaggaggctgcagggccaggcACACGTCAGCTTTTGGCACGGTGTCCTCGCAGCCAGGAGGTGGCAAGGGACggaggggagctgcaggagctgccggGGATGGAAACTCATCGCGTTCCCCCGCTGCTGGCGGTGCCCCAGGAAGCAGAGCCCCGCACGCACTCACCTCGTGGAGGTTCAGCTCCTTCACCTTCTCCTTGAGAATGACCTGCAACACAGAGACGGGGTCAGGACACGGCTCCTGCTGCGTTTACAGCCACTCAGATCCCCATAAATCCGAATTTCCACACGCAAACCCTTTCTGTTACACTGAAAATCCCCTCTTTTGGccaccagctggggctgggtgctgcaccaAGGCAGCAATGGGCTCAGGTTTTGCAGGGCACAGCGTGAGCAGAAAGAGCCTGCTGTAAATTAAACCTGAATTCTAAAAATACGCTAAAAACTGGGCCAGTTCTGCACACTCctagcaataataataaaaaatacacacagacGTGCCCGTGCTGTGACAGCTTTCCGTACGTGTGGAGCCAGAAACCTCCAGTACCCCACCTCCAGCCTGCAGGCATCCCTGTGGGTGGACAGGGCGAAAAGTGGTGtttgcacaaaaaaaagatCCGAGGACAAACCTCAGGAGGTCCCCAAACCGAGCGCCTGGAGGGGGCTGCGCTCCAGGAACAGCCACGTGCTGCAACATCCATCCAGCCCGGCCCCACCTCCTTCGGTTTCCTGCCTGAACGCTAGGTCAGAGGTGGAAAAAGCTACAAAACCCCGGGGAAAAGGGGATGTTTCAGCAGAAAATGGAGTTTATTTTAACCCCTGCGTGTGGgtggctgcagaaagcagctgggTTGGCCGCAGCGATGCCTTCCCCGGGAtggatggggctgtgctgaccccgcagccagctccagcccacgctgcagctgctggaggagcgcTGGATGCTGCCACCACGACACCCCCGAGGGTTTGGGAAGCGCCAGTGGAGGTGCTCCGAGGGTGGAGACGTCCCCAGTGCCCAGGAAAACGCTCCGAGACTTGGCACCCGTGTTTGGTTTCAGCTGGGGGAAGCCTATCCCAGCTTAAACTCTTGCTTTCTGGGtgttttatctttaaataaatgatatttctgctcttttagTCCTGCTGATTGCTCTTGCTGCCTCTGGGCTCACCTAGGGGGAAGCACCCAAGCACCTGCACGGCAGCATCCAGGTCAGACAGCAGCAGACCCCGAAATGCTGAGACCTGCAGAGCACTGCATGCAGGCAAGAGATGCTCTCAGGGGGCCCAGCTggcaaaaaaaaccctaaatcACCAGGAAAAGAGGTTTGGCAGAACGTTGGCAACCTCTTTTCAAAGACCTAGGGCCTCCCGGTGAAAAGAAAAGCTCAATGGCAACCTGAAGGAGCGATTATTGGCTCTCGGAGCCGGTTCATCACCTCACCTGCTTGTAGGCGTAAAGCTCTTTGTGTGCTTGGTGTCTGAGCCTGGAAcgaagagagggagagaagtgAGGGCAGGCCAAGACAGCAGGATTACCCCAAAACAGCAGGAACACCCCAAAGACACCTCGCTTCCCTCCCCTCCCGATCTAATCGCTTCGGTTTTCCTTTGTGATTTTCGGCTTTTTGTGGAGCGGGGATGGAGCAAGAAGGGTGAAACTGGCCCAGCCCCGAGGCTGGGAAAGTGCTTATGAAACCCAGATGGGAAAAAGCAGAGCTTGGCTGCCGGGGACCACCTacgagggggaaaaaagctctCCCAGGagagccagctccagagctGATCGCCGTGCCTCGCGGAGGTGGTGGGCAATCAGAGACTCGCCAAACGAGAGGCTACGGGGGGGCGGCGGTGGCAGATCCCACAGGCAATCCTTGATCCCATGCTGTCAGCTCGGAGATTGGGGTAAAAACACCAGATATTGGCTCTCTCATGCTCGGGGTGCCTCCTGGCTGGGTTTGCTGCACCAAGAAGGCTGCAGAGGATGCTCCCGTGTCGCATCTCCCCATATGTTAAAGGAATTCCTCGCTGCTCCACAGCCTCCAGATGTGATCCTCGGTTAAAAGCCCCAAATCTCAGCACGGGGGGGGTCAGGGATGTGTGGGGTAACCCAGGAGGGCTTCAGCAGCtggctgaggagggggagaaactCAGCATGAACTCAAGGTGTTGCTTTGTGTACCGGATCCTTCTGCCGCAGGTTTTTGGGAGGCTTTGGGTTTCTGGGGCTGCTCCGGGTGCGGGGGATCCTCCTTTGCAaatcctggtgctgctgcttggaTTCCTCGGGTCTTGGTcgaggctggggctgtgcagggatcGTTAGATGATCTAGCCCAAGCTCCCATCTCTCAGAGGTCGGTGTTATTCCTGAGGGTGGCAGCCAAACATCCCTCCCCGACAGGCACTCCGTCTTCATTTAAAGACAGCAGGAGCTTGCCACTTCCCTCGCTGGCTTCTCTCAGCAGTTACTCACCCTCTCTCTTCCCACACGCCTCCAACTTCTAAATTTAAAGGTTTTCTGGCTCCATCCTCCAGACATTACTCCTGGTTATTTCTTCTCTGGGGCAGAACACACCCAGCGAGACCCAGTGCCCAGGAAAACACTCGCAAAGCCCAAACACCTCTTCGTTTTGCAGGCAAGCCGCGTAGGTTCAGCTCAACCCGGGGAAAACACATCCCTCACGAGGAACAATTTGGGTAGGGTAACGAGGGGGCAGGCATTAAACATTCCCTAAGCAGCCGGTGCCCGAGTTAGCCATTAAAGAGCTGGGCAGGAACCATAAAACCCCGCTTCCAAGTCCTGGTTGAGACGCCTGCCTGAGCAACCACGCTCCGTGCCCGTGTTAAGTGGCCCCAGAAATAAATTTCTGCTGGGTTTGGAGCCGATAACACGGTTCCTTTCAGAGCTGCTCGCTCCCAGACATGTTGGGTCCACGCTGCATGAGCTCCGCGTCCGTTTCCTCTGCGAGGGATGAATGGTGAGGCCGATGCTAAGGGCTGAGCAAATCctttttgctgattttaatcctttttttaaaaaaattctttctctAATCAGTTATTCTTACCTGATCAGGTAGCAGCAGAAGAGTAAACTGAGGATGAAGACGAAGATGGCCGTGCCGAAAACCACGATGTATATGTTGAGAGGCAGGTTCTGGAACCCGATGTTCGGCATCCTGAAACTGTAGTGCTGGAAATCCGAGCTCATGGGTAGGCTGcgaggaaagggagagaagaggaggacGTCAGGCTCCATCCGCACACGGGATGCCCCACAGAGAGGAGGGACGCCCCGAAAACAAAGCAGGGCAGGCTAAACCGTGCCTGGgattccccttctccctccatGTGCTCCTCGCCCAGCGATTTCCCCTCCTGCCGACGCAGGCAGTCCTTTAAATTCAGCTCCAGGCGGGGATTTGCATCCAAGCCACCCCAATCCCAACGTCCCCCTGTGCCCGAAACCCCGATTAATTAGACTGAAATGCCCCAAAGCAGCCAGAAGGCACACCGGAgagtttttcttcccctcccctcctgcgGTTTCCTCCCTGAGCAGAAATTCTGCCCTCCGGCACTCCTTTAGGGTGATTTCCACGCTGCCATTGGGGCCGAGGGGAGGGCAAGGACATCACCACGGCAGATGGCAGAGCTGCCGGGATTTACAGGTGCCATAAATACAGGTGCCAGCACAAAGCCCGCAGACAGAGCCCGATGAAACCTCCCCGTGCACATCCCCGGGGTGATGATTTCAGCCTGCGAGCTCTCCCATGCCATATAAACCTCCCCGAGCCCCAAACATCCGAAAAATCACCGAAAAGCAGGGATTTGCTGGGGCTCCTCATCGTTCCTTTCCGCCCCGCGGCTCCCGAGCCGCTCACCCTTGAATGAGCAGGCATAAAGTTCCCCCGCCCCCAGCTCGGAgaaggaagttaaaaaaaaaacaacaataataaatgatctctcttgttttcctttcatcgGTTACTGCCCACGGGAGGCGGCGTGCAAGCCAGTTTCACAACAAACAGGGAAACTACCTGCAGTCTGCCCCCAGCTTTTGGGGAATTAAATTACGGAGGGATGACAAAATCCCCCCGGAGcagggtttttttatttttcggCGCAGGAGCTCCAGGTTTTGTGCAGGACGGGGTGAAAGCGTGGGAGGTGGCCAGGGATAACCGGGGAAAACGGCGATGAAAAGCCCCAAATCTGAGCTGCGGAGTTGCAGGGAGGCATTTGGGCTCCCAGCAAGGCTGGATTTAGggtctgaaagaaaataatcccTGAAATTATCCGTGCTCTTTGCTGCTGCCGTGGCCCCAACGGCGCAAGGACTTTGTGGCACCTAAAGAAACCGGGTTTAAGCCCAGGAAGCTTCAGCAAAGAAACCCGACCCAACAGCAGACGCTCCTGAGCAGCCTTTCCTCCTTTGTCCCCTTTTTTTCTAAGCCTCACCGGGTGTTTTCTtggtgcaggagcagctctcccATCCCACACTTTGCCTCCTCGCAGGATCAGGCCCCGCTGTTTTGGGCAGGCAGCGAGACGACGCGACAGCAGCAAGCTCAGCAGCCtcagcaaaattaaaacacGGCCCCAAaacgcagccccagcccccctccTGCAGCTTCCAGCACCCACCTGGCATCCTCACGCCTTCTTGGCACCGATTTCTTCCCCTCTGGGGTTCTCGAGGCTGGCCCCCCAGCCCAGCGTTACCTCCTGCCCCTCTCCGAGGGCAGCATCCCCGCCGCCCCAAGCTCCCCTCTCCGCTGCTGCTTTTGGCTCCCTTGGTTTTTGAGGCGTAAAAACGATTTTTGGTAAAGCCTGGACTTGATTAAAACCCCCCGAGAGCCAAGCACGTGTTCAGCGAGGCGCCCAGCCCGAGCGGGAAGGCTGCAAAAGCCGCGAGCCCGCACGCACAGAGGCTTGCACAACGCCACCGaggtggttgttgttttttttttttgttttgctttgcgaataaataattaaaaaaaaaaaaagcgacaCCACCCCCAAACCTTTGTTCCCGACTCGGGTACAGTTAATGCGCAGCTTCGCGTGGCTGCGCGGGGTTGGGTTCGGGTTTTAATCCCCGTGCTCTTTGCTGGGTCAAAGGGATTTCAGGCGGCGCAGGGCCTCTCCCGTCGGTCGGGAGCCTCCTCTTGCTTCCTTTTTGATCCAGGGGCTCCTCGTGCTGGCCGCTGGCTTGGATTTCCAGAAATATTCCAGGTTTGCTGGCTGCCCCATGCGGGGAAGGAGAGGTTCTGCGAGCCGGGAGCAGAGCTTGTGGCCTCCCACCAGGAACGTCAGCGGCTGAGGTTCCCATCTGGGGGACCACCGTGGTCGGCAGCGTGTTTTTGGGGTCCTGAGGATCATAAATCCTCTGTGGGAACGCAGGTTTCAGGAGCAAGCCTCACCAAGGCTTGAAAAAACGAGCAGACGGAGACCCCAACATGCTGGATCTCGCTACCGGGGCATGGAGAGGAGCCGAATGCCCCCACAGAGCATCCCTCCGGCCAGCCGAACACCCCAAATAATCCGGGACCGATCTTGGAggcaaaacaaccaaaccaagCAGCACGGCACCGACCCTCTTCCTTCATAGCTCCTTCAAGCTGCGACGCTCTCCGAACTGAGCCAGCTCTGGGGGCTTCAGTGCACTGAGAATGTCAGCGGAGATGCGCTGGTCCTTTTTAGGGCCTGGGATTTAGGGCCTGGGATTTAGGGCCTCAGATCTCCTCCAGCCACAAATTCCCAACGGCCACATCCAGCTGCTCCACCGGACCACAGCTACAAACCACCACAGCTGCCCGAGGGATCCCAAGCTCCCTGCCGCATCCTCCTGGCTGGGATTTTGCCCCAAAACACCGTGCCCAAGGTGGCCGTGACCCTACAGCAGGGGCTCATTCTCCTAGGGACGATCCCAGAGGTGCAGAAATGTTACGGCGAAAAATCCAGCAGATAGAGGCAAAAAAAGAGCCTGCCCAGGATCCAGGAAACtgttaactggaaaaaaaaaagcctgaaatggGATGATTTTAAGGAGCCaagcttttggtttgtttgattttctctttttttttggggggtggggagcgTGGTAGGGGAGGAGCTGTGCTTTAATTCGCTTCAGATTTGCCAGAGCGCagccagaagaaataaaaaggagccGTGAGGGAGGCCGGGAGCTTTCCGAGGCAGGACAAAAAGCTTCA from Anas acuta chromosome 4, bAnaAcu1.1, whole genome shotgun sequence includes these protein-coding regions:
- the RNF24 gene encoding RING finger protein 24 isoform X2 → MSSDFQHYSFRMPNIGFQNLPLNIYIVVFGTAIFVFILSLLFCCYLIRLRHQAHKELYAYKQVILKEKVKELNLHEICAVCLEEFKPKDELGICPCKHAFHRKCLIKWLEVRKVCPLCNMPVLQLAQLHSKQDPGPPQSPLPGAENLV
- the RNF24 gene encoding RING finger protein 24 isoform X1, encoding MKGKQERSFIIVVFFLTSFSELGAGELYACSFKGERLGSRGAERNDEEPQQIPAFRLPMSSDFQHYSFRMPNIGFQNLPLNIYIVVFGTAIFVFILSLLFCCYLIRLRHQAHKELYAYKQVILKEKVKELNLHEICAVCLEEFKPKDELGICPCKHAFHRKCLIKWLEVRKVCPLCNMPVLQLAQLHSKQDPGPPQSPLPGAENLV